TGACAGAACCTCTTTAGAAATTATATCGTTAAATTGTTTAATTGCATTTTGAACTATTTCTTCACCTCTATATTCGATATTTATTCTATCTGTAATATCAAACCCAGAATCTTTACGATTTTGTTGTATGGCACGTATAAAATCACGTGCTATACCCTCGAGTTCTAAATCTTTCGTTATAGCAATATCTAATGAGACAATCGTTGAACGGTCACCTAGTGCACGTGAAGTCTCGGGATCATTCGGTTCTAATACCAACACATATTCATCATCTGCTAATAAGTGACCACCGACTTTCATTACACCATCATTAAGTTCCCAGTCACCTTTTTTATATGCAGCGAATATTGCCTTAGTATTATCGCCATGTCGTGGTGCGAATATTGCAGGTATCAGATTTAATTTTTTTGAACCAAAACCAGAACCATCAAGTTCGACACGAACATTTTTGAGATTCACTTCATCTTTAATCACGTCTTCAAAACCTTTGACTAGATCAGCTTGGGGGCCTGCTATAACAAGTTCGTTTAGTGGTAATCGTGTACGAAGTGATTGTGCTCGACGAATCGAAAGTGCGTTTGAACAAACATCGCGCACTTTGTCCATTGACACTATTAGCTTCATTTCAAGGTCTATTTTTTGCGCATCGGCCAATGGCCAAGCTGTTAAATGAATACTTAAAGAAGCATCTTTTTCTAGCTCGCTGGAATGCAAACCCTGCCAAATCTTTTCACAAACTAAAGGCATCAGTGGTGCCGTTGTGCGTGTTAGTAATTCCAGAACTGTATAAAGAGTGTTATATGCAAGTTGTTTGTCTTCGTCTTTTTCATGTCTCCAAAATCGTTCACGGCTTCTACGTATGAACCAATTAGTTAATACATCAAGATGTGCTTCAACTTGAGAACATGCTTCATATGAGTCGTTGATATCCATAGCATCAGTAACATTCTCAACGAATAATCTTGTCTTGGATAAAATATAATTATCTAAATCATTTTTAGATTTAGTAATGAATTCACCTTTCATCGATTCGCTATTCGCATAAAGAGTAAAGAAATAATATGAATTCCAAAGTGGCAAAATTGCTGCACGTGTTGCATTTTGAAAACCATTATTATCTACGATTAAGTTTTGTCCACGCAAAATTGTAGAACTTTGCAAAAACCACCTCATGGAATCCGAACCAAAAGTATTAAATACTTCTATAGGGTCAGGATAGTTTTTCAGTCGCTTTGACATTTTACGACCGTCCTGTCCCAAAACTATTCCATGGGAAATACATGTTCTAAAAGCAGGACGGTCAAAAAGTGCGGTTGCTAAAACATGAAGTGTATAAAACCAACCTCGTGTTTGACCTATATATTCAACAATAAAATCTGCAGGTGAATGCTCGTCAAACCATTCTTTGTTTTTAAAAGGATAATGCACTTGCGCAAAAGGCATAGAACCTGATTCAAACCAGCAATCCAAGACCTCTTCAACTCGAACCATCATTGATTTTCCGCTTGGATCATCAGGATTTGGGCGTGTATATGAATCTATTTCTGGACGATGCAAATCACTTGGTCGCTTACCAAAATCACGTTCAATTTCTTCTAAGGAACCATATACATCAACACGAGGAAAATTCGGATCATCAGATTTCCAAACTGGGATAGGCGAACCCCAGAAACGATTACGAGATATTGACCAGTCACGGGCACCTTCTAACCACATGCCAAATGCGCCATCTTTT
This sequence is a window from Acidimicrobiia bacterium. Protein-coding genes within it:
- a CDS encoding isoleucine--tRNA ligase yields the protein MTIINSDKKSFYPNVDASPKIPQIEEEILEFWEANKTFEASIEVNALKRENSSEYVFYDGPPFANGLPHYGHLLTGFVKDTVPRYQTMRGKKVTRRFGWDTHGLPAELEAEKELGISGQKAVTEFGIDKFNDACRSSVMKYAGEWKKYVTRQARWVDFEDDYKTLDVEYMESVIWAFKALFDKGLIYEGLRVLPYSWAAETVLSNMETKLDDSYRDRDDPALTVEFSIKELSPNAIKKLSSIFADVDLRIVAWTTTPWTLPSNLALAVGPDVEYSVVKQKTDTQEGKTYILATGALVKYAKELGEYEVIGLLNGADLAGSKYVPLFPYFADNPNAFQIFTTDFVTTTDGTGIVHLAPYGEDDFETLQAKGVEIPVAVDVQGKFDSRVSDYEGQNVFDANPKIAKDLKTAGRVLRHEQYRHAYPHCWRTDQPLIYRPMSSWFVDVTKIKARMIELNQEINWIPSHIKDGAFGMWLEGARDWSISRNRFWGSPIPVWKSDDPNFPRVDVYGSLEEIERDFGKRPSDLHRPEIDSYTRPNPDDPSGKSMMVRVEEVLDCWFESGSMPFAQVHYPFKNKEWFDEHSPADFIVEYIGQTRGWFYTLHVLATALFDRPAFRTCISHGIVLGQDGRKMSKRLKNYPDPIEVFNTFGSDSMRWFLQSSTILRGQNLIVDNNGFQNATRAAILPLWNSYYFFTLYANSESMKGEFITKSKNDLDNYILSKTRLFVENVTDAMDINDSYEACSQVEAHLDVLTNWFIRRSRERFWRHEKDEDKQLAYNTLYTVLELLTRTTAPLMPLVCEKIWQGLHSSELEKDASLSIHLTAWPLADAQKIDLEMKLIVSMDKVRDVCSNALSIRRAQSLRTRLPLNELVIAGPQADLVKGFEDVIKDEVNLKNVRVELDGSGFGSKKLNLIPAIFAPRHGDNTKAIFAAYKKGDWELNDGVMKVGGHLLADDEYVLVLEPNDPETSRALGDRSTIVSLDIAITKDLELEGIARDFIRAIQQNRKDSGFDITDRINIEYRGEEIVQNAIKQFNDIISKEVLSDVISITKFDDGIDAGLTDDLELVFKLSKV